A DNA window from Setaria viridis chromosome 2, Setaria_viridis_v4.0, whole genome shotgun sequence contains the following coding sequences:
- the LOC117844617 gene encoding mitochondrial pyruvate carrier 4, translating into MASKLQAFWNHPAGPKTIHFWAPTFKWGISIANIADFAKPPEKISYPQQIAVACTGVIWTRYSMVITPKNWNLFSVNVAMAGTGLYQLSRKIRQDYFSDEKETAPSLEG; encoded by the exons ATGGCTTCGAAGCTCCAAGCCTTTTGGAACCATCCTGCTGGCCCCAAAACCA TTCATTTCTGGGCTCCCACATTTAAATGGGGTATCAGCATCGCCAACATTGCAGACTTTGCAAAACCACCTGAAAAGATATCCTATCCTCAGCAAATTG CTGTGGCTTGCACTGGAGTCATTTGGACACGCTACAGCATGGTTATCACACCA AAAAACTGGAACCTGTTCAGTGTTAACGTTGCAATGGCCGGTACAGGCTTGTATCAGCTTTCACGCAAAATAAG GCAAGACTACTTTTCTGATGAGAAGGAAACTGCCCCGTCGCTTGAAGGATGA
- the LOC117845818 gene encoding uncharacterized protein, whose product MKLFVCFGGSAAVVDDDAGGDMEAAAVLAARHQRERTRSRSSRGNFFFSSSSKGRTKKQPAPEAKKLGVETDDDAYVSSAGSSSVPSSAPLSSAASLDSDSSSSSRSSASASSPVSSSPSVSGALFPPLAAKRQGSSASSPAAGAAAVVLSLLMVVFCGRVGATVLTSTALYLFPLRWHARPTGKEDGVGSLECDDDEETAKRTKVGTVLRRGSW is encoded by the coding sequence ATGAAGTTGTTCGTGTGCTTCGGCGGCTCCGCGGCCGTCGTGGACGACGACGCGGGCGGCgacatggaggcggcggcggtactGGCAGCTCGCCACCAGCGAGAACGGACGCGGAGCCGGTCGTCCCGGGGGAATTTCTTCTTCTCCAGTAGCAGCAAGGGCAGGACGAAGAAACAGCCGGCGCCCGAGGCGAAGAAGCTGGGGGTGGAAACCGACGACGACGCCTACGTCTCGTCCGCTGGGTCGTCGTCGGTGCCGTCCTCGGCGCCGCTGTCCTCCGCGGCGTCGCTGGACTCGgactcgtcctcgtcgtcccgctcctcggcctcggcctcctcaCCCGTGTCCTCGTCGCCCTCGGTCTCGGGGGCGCTCTTCCCGCCTCTCGCGGCGAAGCGGCAGGGGTCGTCGgcgtcgtccccggcggcgggggccgcggcCGTGGTGCTGTCCCTGCTGATGGTGGTGTTCTGCGGCCGGGTCGGTGCGACGGTGCTCACCTCCACCGCGCTCTACCTCTTCCCGCTGCGGTGGCACGCGAGGCCGACGGGTAAGGAGGACGGCGTGGGCTCGCTGGagtgcgacgacgacgaggagacggcgaagaggaCGAAGGTGGGTACAGTCTTACGGAGGGGTTCTTGGTGA